One stretch of Croceibacterium atlanticum DNA includes these proteins:
- a CDS encoding TauD/TfdA dioxygenase family protein, whose protein sequence is MTYDVLDVRPMTKRIGAEIFGVDLNEPLDEKVVGELHEALMEHQVIFFRDQNLEHEGHKRLGRYFGDLALHSGVSGLEDHPEIVAIHADANSKFVAGEDWHSDLSEDAEPPMGSILYMHTVPPAGGDTLWSSMYAAYEALSPAMKAFLDPLTAVHDSNHIYRELFPDVEKTYPRNTHPVVRTHPVTKKKCLFISKSKTTRINELSKEESDAVLTFLTEHVKNPNFQVRFRWQPNSVAFWDNRCTQHFATWDYFPETRSGFRVTIAGDKPY, encoded by the coding sequence ATGACGTATGATGTGCTCGATGTCCGCCCGATGACGAAGCGGATCGGCGCGGAAATATTTGGCGTCGATCTGAACGAACCGCTTGATGAAAAAGTGGTGGGCGAACTGCATGAAGCACTGATGGAACATCAGGTGATCTTCTTCCGCGATCAGAATCTGGAACATGAAGGCCACAAGCGTCTCGGCCGCTATTTCGGCGACCTTGCGCTGCATAGCGGGGTTTCCGGGCTGGAGGATCATCCCGAAATCGTGGCGATCCATGCGGATGCGAACAGCAAGTTCGTGGCCGGGGAAGATTGGCATTCGGACCTGTCCGAAGATGCCGAACCGCCAATGGGCAGCATTCTGTATATGCACACGGTCCCGCCGGCAGGCGGCGATACGCTGTGGTCCAGCATGTATGCCGCCTATGAAGCGCTATCGCCTGCGATGAAGGCGTTCCTTGATCCGCTTACGGCCGTGCATGATTCCAACCACATCTATCGCGAACTCTTCCCCGATGTGGAAAAGACCTATCCGCGCAACACCCATCCGGTCGTTCGCACCCATCCGGTGACCAAGAAGAAATGCCTGTTCATTTCCAAGTCGAAGACGACGCGGATCAATGAATTGTCCAAGGAAGAAAGCGATGCCGTGCTGACCTTCCTGACAGAGCATGTGAAGAACCCGAACTTCCAGGTTCGCTTCCGCTGGCAGCCGAATTCGGTGGCCTTCTGGGACAATCGCTGCACGCAGCATTTCGCCACCTGGGACTATTTCCCGGAAACGCGTTCCGGCTTCCGCGTCACGATCGCGGGTGACAAGCCTTATTGA
- a CDS encoding helix-turn-helix domain-containing protein: protein MNQAAPADGAAWSFNAACLPLGERASAWAGAMRRLHLPFAEPARDAGAEGTVTAVTTPMGFEYALVSGGPQIIAGRTPGAIPGLWLGLLIEGCGRLEVGQETVDLSPGMLIYGATGVDAALRFGGPFRQLFVRIPKVAIDTRLLAPVDERVSILEPETLSSHALLALLHSLAGSLDAKHAGDHGPVESALIELLVPALAQSGGPAAQGGMAGQRARQFERVCRAIETRLGDPDLSVRSVAAGEGVSVRYLQQLFSKFGQTVIGYIKARRLERARAELQSPLHAQLSISEICYRWGFSQSAHFSRAYRERYGEAPRDTRNRARATGEVH, encoded by the coding sequence ATGAACCAGGCCGCACCCGCCGATGGGGCGGCCTGGTCGTTCAATGCGGCCTGCCTGCCCCTGGGAGAACGGGCAAGCGCATGGGCCGGTGCCATGCGCCGCCTCCATCTGCCATTTGCGGAACCGGCGCGCGATGCCGGGGCGGAAGGCACGGTTACGGCCGTGACGACGCCGATGGGCTTCGAATATGCGCTGGTTTCGGGCGGCCCGCAGATCATCGCGGGGCGCACGCCAGGGGCAATTCCCGGCTTGTGGCTGGGATTGCTGATCGAAGGCTGCGGCAGGCTGGAAGTCGGCCAGGAGACAGTTGATCTTTCACCGGGAATGCTGATTTACGGTGCGACGGGCGTCGATGCCGCATTGCGGTTCGGCGGCCCGTTCCGCCAGCTCTTCGTGCGTATTCCCAAAGTGGCGATCGACACCAGGCTTCTGGCGCCGGTGGATGAACGCGTTTCCATCCTCGAACCCGAAACGCTTTCCAGCCACGCCTTGCTGGCCCTGCTGCACAGCCTAGCCGGTTCTCTGGATGCAAAACACGCCGGGGATCACGGGCCGGTTGAAAGCGCCCTGATCGAATTGCTGGTTCCGGCGCTGGCCCAATCCGGCGGGCCGGCGGCGCAAGGGGGCATGGCCGGGCAGCGTGCGCGCCAGTTTGAACGGGTATGTCGCGCCATCGAAACCCGGCTGGGCGATCCGGATCTCAGCGTCCGGTCGGTCGCCGCGGGGGAGGGCGTTTCCGTCCGTTATCTGCAGCAGCTATTCTCCAAGTTCGGCCAGACCGTGATCGGTTATATCAAGGCCCGCCGGCTGGAGCGCGCGCGCGCGGAATTGCAGAGCCCGCTCCATGCCCAGCTGAGTATTTCCGAAATCTGTTATCGCTGGGGCTTCAGCCAGTCGGCCCATTTCAGCCGCGCCTATCGCGAACGCTATGGCGAGGCGCCCCGCGACACCCGTAATCGAGCCCGTGCCACCGGCGAAGTGCATTGA
- a CDS encoding cysteine hydrolase family protein, with product MVEASAAQLPMVDPAGLPPMIVPERTALVVVDIQKDFAAPDGLLGRVGVDLACAEEAIDRIEELIAAARKAGATVAFMRVVTTPETDSNALKTYMARTGQPGGEAICRVADGGADYYRVSPEAGDIEIDKLMFDSFHGTDLEQQLRDRGIDTVVMTGLSTDCCVDSTARAAFHRDFHVFVVADACAAYDADLHNHTLQVLAKNCAILTNSDAVREAWSA from the coding sequence ATGGTTGAGGCGTCTGCCGCGCAATTGCCGATGGTCGATCCGGCCGGGCTTCCGCCGATGATCGTGCCTGAACGCACGGCTCTGGTGGTGGTGGATATCCAGAAGGATTTCGCCGCGCCGGACGGGTTGCTGGGCCGGGTCGGCGTCGATCTGGCCTGCGCGGAGGAGGCGATCGACCGGATCGAGGAACTGATCGCCGCGGCCCGCAAGGCCGGGGCGACAGTCGCCTTCATGCGGGTAGTCACCACGCCGGAAACGGATTCCAACGCGCTGAAAACCTATATGGCGCGCACTGGCCAGCCCGGCGGCGAAGCGATCTGCCGGGTGGCGGATGGCGGGGCCGATTACTATCGCGTCTCGCCCGAAGCCGGCGATATCGAGATCGACAAGCTGATGTTCGACAGTTTCCACGGCACGGATCTGGAACAGCAATTGCGGGATCGCGGGATCGATACGGTCGTGATGACGGGCCTCAGCACCGATTGCTGCGTGGATTCGACCGCTCGCGCCGCCTTCCATCGTGATTTTCATGTCTTCGTGGTCGCAGATGCCTGCGCCGCCTATGACGCGGACCTGCACAATCACACGCTGCAAGTTCTGGCGAAGAATTGCGCGATACTGACGAACAGCGATGCAGTCAGGGAAGCCTGGTCAGCATGA
- a CDS encoding peptidase M20 — MTENTTNAGVPFADPAKAPYPISEQERAAIAAAIDQDELVELALELGNIPSRSREEAEAAQYVFDWMDREGFQPRRCGATPERPNIIGEYGGSGVGANLLFTAHLDTESPSGDYSQDKFRYKETTLRDPEWTQCWKDEEGRLRGYPISNDRGPMSCFMIAAKALKKAGIGLAGKCWLTACPGEIGPEPIEEFEGIDYLGKDIGAHYLFHHGGVAPDYAIAAEGTDFGLTWQGCGYAVFRVRIFGSGMFTPILETPESVSGHPNPIYRLGPVIEALHGFGRRWEAESAHETPGGLSQPKVQIASVRAGMPTDYGAGTEVCALYVEVGLAPGQKSADAYHRITAAMRDVDVQSFDVEPVVVRHGFEARPQEVAPLSGAVDAATRLARGAPLERAHPVYSSMWRDQNVFNMHGIPAVTTGMPRWRPTPEDMASSALVYALTMLAICGRDDSGLSGNETSSVYGGNDTPF; from the coding sequence ATGACTGAAAATACGACAAATGCCGGCGTGCCTTTCGCCGATCCCGCCAAGGCCCCTTATCCGATCAGCGAGCAGGAGCGCGCCGCCATCGCCGCCGCAATCGACCAGGACGAACTGGTCGAACTGGCACTGGAACTGGGCAACATTCCCAGCCGGAGCCGGGAAGAGGCAGAAGCCGCGCAATATGTCTTCGACTGGATGGACCGCGAAGGTTTCCAGCCCCGTCGCTGCGGAGCGACACCCGAACGGCCGAATATCATCGGTGAATATGGCGGCAGCGGCGTTGGCGCCAATCTCCTCTTCACCGCCCATCTGGATACGGAAAGCCCCAGCGGCGATTATTCGCAGGACAAGTTCCGTTACAAGGAAACGACCCTGCGCGATCCGGAATGGACCCAGTGCTGGAAGGACGAGGAAGGCCGTCTGCGCGGCTATCCCATTTCCAATGATCGCGGGCCCATGTCCTGTTTCATGATCGCGGCAAAGGCGCTGAAAAAGGCCGGGATCGGCCTGGCCGGCAAATGCTGGCTCACCGCATGTCCGGGTGAAATCGGCCCCGAACCCATAGAGGAGTTCGAAGGGATCGATTATCTGGGCAAGGATATCGGCGCCCATTATCTGTTCCATCACGGCGGCGTCGCGCCGGATTATGCGATTGCCGCGGAAGGCACCGATTTCGGCCTCACCTGGCAGGGATGCGGCTATGCCGTGTTCCGCGTGCGTATCTTTGGCTCGGGGATGTTCACGCCCATCCTCGAAACGCCGGAATCGGTTTCCGGGCATCCCAATCCGATCTACCGGCTGGGCCCGGTGATCGAAGCGCTGCACGGCTTCGGCCGGCGCTGGGAAGCCGAAAGCGCGCATGAAACGCCGGGCGGCCTGTCCCAGCCAAAAGTGCAGATCGCATCCGTTCGTGCGGGAATGCCGACCGATTATGGCGCCGGGACAGAAGTCTGCGCCCTCTATGTCGAAGTCGGCCTCGCCCCCGGTCAGAAATCGGCCGACGCCTATCACCGCATCACCGCCGCCATGCGCGATGTCGATGTGCAGAGCTTCGATGTCGAACCCGTGGTCGTGCGTCACGGATTCGAGGCAAGGCCGCAGGAAGTAGCGCCTCTTTCCGGCGCGGTCGACGCGGCGACCCGGCTTGCCCGCGGCGCCCCGCTGGAACGGGCCCATCCGGTCTATTCGAGCATGTGGCGCGACCAGAACGTGTTCAACATGCACGGCATCCCCGCAGTCACTACGGGAATGCCGCGCTGGAGGCCGACACCGGAAGACATGGCCAGCAGCGCACTGGTCTATGCACTGACCATGCTTGCCATTTGCGGCCGGGACGATAGTGGCCTGTCCGGGAATGAGACATCTTCCGTCTATGGTGGCAACGACACGCCATTCTGA
- a CDS encoding acetamidase/formamidase family protein, with amino-acid sequence MRFTTNAYPKEQRRDSWRFALKRVSITLEAAEEANLYGELIQFRSDAGMGFVRIVGTAQEYGVDFRDAPGSLWLVVLLDGSGVARSGSETISLNDGDMVCGRGETPLSLELTTDHRILLLNIPAASLDQRLKAPLPEKPRHLAVEGGPARVLSGMLRSIGEMGSEVTQEDLRPVELALPEFLLASLLSDAPSRALGGAAGMRAALLERIFQTIEMRLSDPNLNYQQVASEHGISPRYLQKLFESIDDSFGHYVKVRRLERCRLDLRSPLHAQKSISDILFQWGFNDSASFSRAFREQYGVSPREYRKMPPSEEAENTETLRRGRPTQASKRGSGDAEERLEETDLGTLEPVVALPMSDEGTVRHHHLPVSPKTVHWGYFSSLIKPAITVRSGDFVTVETLTHHANDDPERMVQGDEGAESVYHWDKDGKAVERRGAGPMDASALGRGAGEGFGVHICTGPIAITDAQPGDIIEVRILSLEPRRSCNPRFQGKAFGSNAATFWGFQYNDLLTQPKREVVTIYEVETGSERMPTAHAVYSYRWTPQTDPYGIVHDRYDYPGVPVDPETIERKYDILRDVEIPIRPHFGVIALAPAHAGPVDTIPPSSFGGNLDNWRTGPGSSVFLPVQVAGGLLSLGDPHASQGDSELCGTAIECSMTALIQVIRHPAGELQGQLRDLDYPLIETDTEWVILGFSHPDYLMELGEDAQSEVYKTASIDSAMRDAFRKARRFLMTTKNLDEDEAISLLSVAVDFGISQVANGNWGAHAVIRKELFTA; translated from the coding sequence TTGCGTTTCACAACCAATGCCTATCCCAAGGAACAGCGCCGCGATTCCTGGCGCTTCGCCCTCAAACGCGTGTCGATTACGCTGGAGGCGGCGGAGGAGGCCAATCTCTACGGCGAGCTGATCCAGTTTCGCAGCGATGCGGGCATGGGCTTCGTCCGCATTGTCGGCACTGCGCAGGAATATGGCGTGGATTTCCGCGATGCGCCCGGCAGTCTGTGGCTGGTCGTTCTGCTCGACGGATCGGGCGTGGCGCGCAGCGGTTCCGAAACAATATCGCTGAATGACGGCGACATGGTCTGCGGCCGGGGCGAAACGCCGCTCTCGCTGGAACTCACCACGGATCACCGCATCCTGCTGCTGAATATTCCCGCAGCTTCGCTGGACCAGCGGCTGAAGGCTCCCCTGCCGGAAAAACCACGCCATCTGGCGGTGGAAGGCGGCCCCGCCCGTGTTCTGTCCGGTATGTTGCGGTCCATCGGCGAAATGGGCAGCGAAGTCACGCAGGAGGATCTGCGGCCGGTGGAACTGGCGCTGCCCGAATTCCTGCTGGCCAGCCTGTTGAGCGATGCGCCCTCGCGCGCGCTGGGCGGTGCGGCCGGTATGCGCGCAGCCCTGCTGGAACGTATCTTCCAGACGATCGAGATGCGCCTTTCCGATCCGAACCTGAATTATCAGCAAGTGGCCAGCGAGCACGGCATTTCCCCGCGCTATCTGCAGAAATTGTTCGAATCCATCGATGACAGTTTCGGCCATTATGTGAAGGTACGGCGGCTGGAACGCTGCCGGCTGGACCTGCGCAGTCCGTTGCACGCGCAGAAATCCATCTCCGACATATTGTTTCAGTGGGGCTTCAACGATTCCGCCTCCTTCAGCCGCGCCTTCCGCGAACAATATGGCGTGTCTCCGCGCGAATATCGCAAGATGCCGCCCAGCGAAGAGGCGGAAAACACCGAGACGCTGCGACGCGGCCGGCCGACCCAGGCAAGCAAGCGCGGATCGGGCGATGCGGAAGAAAGGCTGGAAGAAACCGATCTCGGCACGCTGGAACCCGTTGTTGCCCTGCCCATGTCGGATGAAGGCACCGTGCGGCATCACCACCTGCCGGTCAGCCCGAAGACAGTGCACTGGGGCTATTTCAGCTCGCTGATAAAGCCTGCGATAACCGTGCGTTCCGGCGATTTCGTGACAGTGGAAACGCTGACCCACCACGCAAATGACGATCCCGAACGGATGGTCCAGGGAGATGAAGGCGCGGAGAGCGTCTATCACTGGGACAAGGATGGAAAGGCCGTTGAACGCCGCGGCGCCGGTCCGATGGATGCCAGCGCCCTTGGCCGCGGCGCGGGCGAAGGTTTCGGCGTACATATCTGCACGGGCCCCATCGCGATCACGGACGCGCAGCCGGGTGACATTATCGAGGTCAGGATCCTCAGCCTGGAACCGCGCCGCAGCTGCAATCCCCGCTTCCAGGGCAAGGCTTTCGGCAGCAATGCGGCCACGTTCTGGGGCTTCCAGTATAATGACCTGCTGACGCAGCCGAAGCGCGAAGTGGTGACCATTTACGAGGTGGAAACCGGCAGCGAACGTATGCCGACAGCCCATGCCGTCTATTCCTATCGCTGGACGCCGCAGACCGATCCCTATGGCATCGTGCATGACCGTTACGATTATCCAGGGGTGCCGGTCGATCCCGAAACGATCGAGCGGAAATATGACATCCTGCGCGACGTGGAAATTCCGATCCGCCCGCATTTCGGCGTGATCGCCCTCGCCCCGGCCCATGCCGGCCCGGTCGATACCATTCCGCCCAGTTCCTTTGGCGGCAATCTGGACAATTGGCGCACCGGCCCGGGATCGAGCGTGTTTCTGCCCGTGCAGGTCGCAGGTGGCCTGCTGTCACTGGGCGATCCCCATGCCTCGCAGGGTGATTCCGAGCTTTGCGGGACTGCTATCGAATGTTCGATGACGGCCCTGATCCAGGTGATCCGCCATCCCGCAGGCGAATTGCAGGGCCAGTTGCGCGATCTGGATTACCCGCTGATCGAAACGGACACTGAATGGGTGATCCTGGGATTCAGCCATCCGGATTATCTGATGGAACTGGGCGAGGATGCGCAAAGCGAGGTCTACAAGACCGCATCCATCGACAGCGCCATGCGCGATGCATTCCGCAAGGCCCGCCGTTTCCTGATGACGACCAAAAATCTGGACGAGGACGAGGCGATTTCCCTGCTGTCAGTTGCCGTGGATTTCGGCATCAGTCAGGTCGCCAACGGCAATTGGGGCGCCCATGCGGTGATCCGCAAGGAATTGTTCACCGCCTGA
- a CDS encoding MFS transporter — MNAMAASRRDKLGILIAATTGSALATTATVHAVFGTFLVPLSESFGWSRASISLVLAILALTGAIVYPLAGRYADRHGTRRMILAGNALLALSVGALALTSGSLFQFYLTYLAIGIFGALPATAIFSKLVAEWFDENRGTALGVTAGLGNGLGAVLIPILAAVLVSREGWRAGYVGIAAVILLVGFPIFFFLLKDAPGSAGKETGSGTRAIEGLSLAEAVRLPIFWLIMIAIAAGGGISTAVLSHVVPILGDRGFSLATGTAVVSIFALVGSIWQIATGRILDRTKGPQVVVPMYGLAILGLLLLEFGQSTMLLLIGGVCLGIALGSQFGSLPFFIARYFGLKNFGTIIGVMYSGVIAAQGITPVLLDLAYDSQGTYRGAIYVCIAVMALGSLLLFLLPAYRMDPALPETAGVAAH; from the coding sequence ATGAATGCAATGGCGGCGAGCAGGCGTGACAAGCTCGGCATCCTGATCGCCGCCACGACCGGCAGCGCGCTGGCCACCACGGCCACCGTCCATGCCGTATTCGGGACGTTCCTTGTCCCACTCTCGGAAAGTTTCGGCTGGAGCCGCGCCAGCATCTCGCTCGTGCTGGCGATCCTCGCGCTCACGGGTGCGATCGTCTATCCGCTCGCGGGGCGATATGCGGACCGGCACGGGACCCGCAGGATGATCCTGGCGGGCAATGCCCTGCTCGCGCTGTCGGTTGGTGCGCTGGCACTGACCAGCGGAAGCCTGTTCCAGTTCTATCTCACCTATCTGGCAATCGGCATTTTCGGCGCCTTGCCGGCCACGGCCATCTTCTCGAAACTGGTGGCGGAATGGTTTGACGAAAATCGCGGTACGGCTCTGGGCGTCACGGCCGGTCTCGGCAACGGCCTGGGCGCCGTGCTCATCCCGATCCTCGCGGCGGTGCTGGTTTCCAGAGAGGGGTGGCGCGCAGGCTATGTGGGCATTGCGGCGGTCATCCTGCTGGTCGGCTTCCCGATCTTCTTCTTCCTTCTGAAAGACGCACCCGGATCTGCCGGGAAAGAAACGGGCAGCGGCACCAGGGCGATAGAGGGGCTTTCCCTTGCAGAAGCCGTCCGCCTGCCCATTTTCTGGCTGATCATGATCGCAATCGCTGCCGGCGGGGGCATTTCCACCGCAGTTCTCAGCCATGTCGTGCCGATATTGGGCGATCGCGGCTTCAGCCTTGCGACGGGCACGGCGGTAGTCAGCATTTTTGCCCTGGTGGGCTCGATCTGGCAGATCGCCACCGGGAGAATTCTCGACAGGACCAAGGGGCCGCAAGTCGTCGTGCCGATGTATGGGCTCGCCATTCTCGGCCTGCTCCTGCTCGAATTCGGGCAATCGACCATGCTGCTGCTGATTGGCGGAGTCTGCCTTGGCATTGCGCTGGGTTCGCAATTCGGCTCGCTGCCTTTCTTCATCGCCCGTTATTTCGGGTTGAAGAATTTCGGGACGATCATCGGCGTCATGTATTCGGGCGTCATCGCGGCACAGGGCATTACACCCGTCCTGCTGGACCTCGCCTATGACAGCCAGGGAACCTATCGCGGCGCGATCTATGTCTGCATCGCGGTGATGGCATTGGGCAGCCTGCTGCTGTTCCTTCTTCCCGCCTATCGGATGGATCCTGCCCTGCCCGAAACCGCGGGCGTGGCGGCACATTGA
- a CDS encoding CynX/NimT family MFS transporter, protein MVFDGRLKYLVLAALSLLFFVLNACTFNGLGVVLPYMVEELGWAWAVAGLGFTFLGVACGLSSLAPAIAIRRIGVAKTMLLGGVILLIGFSCMAMAQTAYSYFIGTIFLGIGFSLCGTTTAVNVISHSFQRASTAIGIYFTAGGLGAVAGPLIVYATQEIAGDWRYYWAGAAVSSMLLSIFAAIVTRNRSDLLTDDKTARPAAPQAGWLARDALRTVQYYIVVGAYTAFLLINTTVHGFAVQHLAETGLTMGGAATAMSAIALISAAGSMGAGVAGEKLGARELTMISLGATVVGVLALVAGGSWLAVAVAIIGLGIGFGFSYVSTANLLLDLFGKRSNLELYSTMSLISTAAAVGPALGGMIRDDTGSFSLVFIGCAALGFIFLVALFGMRPPQEPADIVDAQPVPAE, encoded by the coding sequence ATGGTATTTGACGGACGACTGAAATATCTCGTCTTGGCAGCGCTTAGCCTGCTATTCTTCGTGTTAAATGCCTGCACGTTCAATGGCTTGGGCGTAGTTCTTCCCTATATGGTTGAAGAATTGGGCTGGGCCTGGGCCGTTGCTGGCCTTGGTTTTACATTTCTCGGCGTTGCCTGCGGGCTTTCCAGTCTTGCCCCGGCCATCGCCATTCGCCGTATCGGTGTGGCAAAGACCATGCTTCTGGGCGGCGTGATCCTGCTGATCGGTTTCAGCTGCATGGCCATGGCACAGACGGCCTATTCCTATTTCATCGGCACGATCTTCCTCGGCATCGGATTTTCGCTTTGTGGGACCACTACGGCGGTCAATGTGATCTCCCACTCCTTCCAGCGGGCATCCACTGCGATCGGCATTTATTTCACCGCCGGCGGATTGGGTGCAGTTGCCGGTCCTCTGATCGTTTACGCCACGCAGGAAATCGCCGGCGACTGGCGCTATTACTGGGCCGGTGCTGCTGTTTCCTCCATGCTGCTCTCGATCTTCGCCGCCATCGTGACGCGCAATCGCAGCGATCTGCTGACGGATGACAAGACCGCCCGCCCCGCGGCACCGCAGGCTGGCTGGCTCGCCCGCGATGCGTTGCGCACCGTGCAATATTACATCGTCGTGGGCGCCTACACCGCGTTCCTGCTGATCAACACCACCGTGCATGGCTTCGCCGTGCAGCATCTTGCCGAAACGGGCCTGACCATGGGCGGCGCCGCCACGGCCATGAGTGCAATCGCGCTGATCAGCGCCGCCGGATCCATGGGTGCCGGTGTCGCCGGTGAAAAGCTGGGTGCGCGGGAGCTGACCATGATCTCGCTGGGCGCGACCGTTGTGGGCGTGCTGGCGCTGGTCGCCGGGGGCAGCTGGCTGGCCGTCGCCGTTGCGATCATCGGCCTCGGTATCGGTTTCGGCTTCAGCTATGTCAGCACGGCCAATCTGCTGCTGGACCTGTTCGGCAAGCGTTCCAATCTCGAACTTTATTCCACGATGAGCCTGATCTCGACCGCGGCGGCTGTCGGCCCTGCACTGGGCGGCATGATCCGCGACGATACGGGCAGTTTCTCGCTGGTCTTTATCGGCTGCGCAGCCTTGGGCTTCATCTTCCTGGTGGCCCTGTTCGGAATGCGCCCGCCGCAGGAACCGGCCGATATCGTGGATGCCCAGCCTGTTCCGGCTGAATAG